The segment GCTGGCGGCCTGAAGCTGCAATTCGTTGAGCTTAGCCATCGCGCCGCCTGTGGCAATGATGTCGTGGGCTTGGGTCAATCCGGTCTCTAGCGAGTCTGCAATACCCCCCTGCCACAGGTAAAACCCGGCGTTCCACAGGGCGGTTTTGGCCAGTTCTGAGGGGTGGCCCGAGAGCACATTCAGCAGGCGATCGCCCAGCGTTCCCTCATCCCCTAGCTCCACATCGTCGCCCTCAAACCCGTAGTCGCGGGGGTGCAGCAGCAGGCGATCGGTTTGCCCCAGATGGTTGACGCCGACGATCGCCGTTCTGCCCCGCGCCAGATCGCAGCTGCCCTCTAGCCCTTTAACGGTAATCCAGTCGGTCTGGCCACGCAGGGCAAAGGTGCCCTTGGCAAACTCTTCGGTGGGGGGGTGCACAAAGCCCATCACCAGGGTGTGGGGGCCAGCGTAGGGCGACCACAGCAGTTCTACCGTGGCAAAGGGAGGGCGTTTGCCGATTTGCTCGCGGTAGGGCACTAGCCCATGGGCCAGCGGAAAGTGCTGGGGCAGGTAGACAAAGCCAAGGCCGGTGCGGTTAAGCAGGGTGTGGGCCTGCTCCAGGCTGTGGGAGCGCAGGTCAACCCCGAGCTGCTGCCAGAGTTCGATCAGGGGAATGCCTGCTTTGGTGGGCATGCGATCGCCCCCGTGCAGCACCACTGGCACCCCCGCCGCCAGCAGCACCAGGGCGGTGATCGGGGTGACCGGGGCGGTGCGCGATCGCCCGTCGTAGGGGCAGCTCAGCACCAGGGCAGGGCGGCCATCGGCTATGGCAGGTAGGGTTGGCCCCAGCTTTTCGTAGGCGTCGAGGGTGCCCGCCAGCTCCTCGACCGTGGGGCGCTTGATGCGGTGGGCAATCATAAACGCGCCGATCTGAGCCGGGGTGGCCGTTTGGGTCAGCATCAGGCGGGTGGCGGCTTCGGCCTCGGTGCGGGTTAGCGCCCTGGAGGTGTGGCTGCCGCTGCCGACCTGTTTGAGCAAATCCCGAAACTCGTGGCTCATAGAAACTGCTAACCCTGGGCAAGAGGGATTCCTAAAGGATGATTACCTAACTGTAAGATACCGCTGCGGCCCTGGGTCGGGCGGGAGTAGCCAGGCTCTGCACCAGATCGTGAAACCGCTGAATGGGGGGAATCACCAGGCGATCGCGGGTGGTCACCAGCACCACGGAGCGAGTCAGCACGGGCGCTTCGGTGGGGCGCACTGCCAGGGTAGAGTCGTCGCGGCAGTCGGCCAGGGCCGACTGGGGCAGCAGGGCGACAAAGTTGCCCTGGCGAATCACGCCGCGAAAGGCGTCGAGGGTATTGAGCTCCATGGCCGGGTTAAACACCTCGCCCCGATCCTGAAACTGCTGCTGCACCAGCCGCGCCATGCCGTAGCCGTCTTTAAAGATAATCTGCGGAAATCGGGCCAGCATCTCCCAGGAAATGGCGGGCTGGCAGGCCAGGTCGTGGTGGCCCGCCATCAGCACCTCAATCGGCTCGGTAAACAGCGGTGTGACCACCATTTCGGGCTGGGTGGTGAGGCGGGGGTTGTCCATCACGATGGCCAGATCGACCAGGCCGTCGCGCAGCACCTTGAGGGAGCGATCGCTGCCCAGGGCCGTCACCCGCAGCTGCACCTGGGGATATTCGGCACAAAACTGCTGGAGTACAGGCGGCAGCACCGTGGCGCACACCGACTGAATCGCCGCCACGCACAGCTCGGGCTGTTTGCCCGCCATCAGGTCGGCAATATC is part of the Nodosilinea sp. PGN35 genome and harbors:
- a CDS encoding anthranilate phosphoribosyltransferase family protein; translation: MSHEFRDLLKQVGSGSHTSRALTRTEAEAATRLMLTQTATPAQIGAFMIAHRIKRPTVEELAGTLDAYEKLGPTLPAIADGRPALVLSCPYDGRSRTAPVTPITALVLLAAGVPVVLHGGDRMPTKAGIPLIELWQQLGVDLRSHSLEQAHTLLNRTGLGFVYLPQHFPLAHGLVPYREQIGKRPPFATVELLWSPYAGPHTLVMGFVHPPTEEFAKGTFALRGQTDWITVKGLEGSCDLARGRTAIVGVNHLGQTDRLLLHPRDYGFEGDDVELGDEGTLGDRLLNVLSGHPSELAKTALWNAGFYLWQGGIADSLETGLTQAHDIIATGGAMAKLNELQLQAASLNQPLAYSRS
- a CDS encoding LysR family transcriptional regulator; translation: MRIEQLQAFLSVAETGSFQAAAQQCQVTQSTVSRQVQALEAELDAPLFHRGAQAKLTVAGERLLPKAKRIYQDWVQVSRDIADLMAGKQPELCVAAIQSVCATVLPPVLQQFCAEYPQVQLRVTALGSDRSLKVLRDGLVDLAIVMDNPRLTTQPEMVVTPLFTEPIEVLMAGHHDLACQPAISWEMLARFPQIIFKDGYGMARLVQQQFQDRGEVFNPAMELNTLDAFRGVIRQGNFVALLPQSALADCRDDSTLAVRPTEAPVLTRSVVLVTTRDRLVIPPIQRFHDLVQSLATPARPRAAAVSYS